Proteins encoded by one window of Tepidimicrobium xylanilyticum:
- a CDS encoding helix-turn-helix domain-containing protein, with amino-acid sequence MKDGLINRKIYKAVKKMDRQEIEAFLAEIYHQGFQDGVVAGDSTDFKIKLAEVLNNTKGIGPKLFERIMATVKELGL; translated from the coding sequence TTGAAAGATGGCTTAATCAATAGAAAAATATATAAGGCAGTAAAAAAGATGGACAGGCAGGAGATAGAGGCTTTTTTGGCCGAAATATATCATCAAGGATTCCAAGACGGGGTAGTAGCTGGAGATAGTACAGACTTCAAAATTAAACTAGCAGAGGTTTTGAACAATACGAAAGGTATAGGGCCTAAACTATTTGAAAGAATCATGGCTACTGTAAAGGAGCTGGGTTTATGA
- a CDS encoding DUF1064 domain-containing protein, whose translation QKEAEYYCRLKLLKQAGEIKDFGLQPRYVLQPGFEKNGEKFKPITYIADFVIVNNDGTTDVVDIKGVETQIFKIKRKLFEYKYPDLSLKVVK comes from the coding sequence CAGAAAGAAGCAGAGTATTATTGCAGGTTAAAACTACTTAAACAAGCTGGAGAAATAAAAGATTTTGGATTACAACCTAGATATGTTTTGCAACCTGGATTTGAAAAAAACGGAGAAAAATTTAAGCCAATAACTTACATTGCTGATTTTGTAATAGTAAACAATGATGGAACAACAGATGTTGTTGACATAAAAGGGGTAGAAACCCAAATATTTAAAATAAAACGAAAATTGTTTGAGTATAAATACCCTGATTTGAGCCTAAAAGTGGTTAAGTAA